Genomic DNA from Pseudomonas fluorescens:
CCAGGCATCCAGGTCTTTCCCATCGATACGCACCAGCGGCACTTCGACGAACTTCGGCACCTGCTTGCCCGCGAGAATCTGCTGGGCGACCCAAAAACCCACCTGGGAGACGCTCGGGGAAGCGGAGACAGAGACGGTCTCGTAGCCATTGGCATCGCGCTCCTGTTTCCACAGGGCGAGTTCGTCCTGACGGTTCCCCATCACGATGATTGGCAAAGGGCGTCCCGCCGCCTTGAAGGCCATGGCCGCACCATAACCGTCGCCCCCCTGAGTCGCGACGGCATCAATGCTGGGCAGCGACGGCAGCGCCAACGCCACCTCCTTACGTGCGACAGAAGCTGTCCAATTCCCGTATACCGTCTTGGCGAACTTCAGGCCCGGATAGTCGCTAGCGGCCTTGCGGATGCCGTCGCTGATGTTTTTATCGGTGGCATCGCCGGCAATGCCGCGAATCTCCAGCAGCGTTCCGTTCCCCTTGAGGCGCCCGGCGATATAGTCCATTTCCACGCGGCCCATGGCGGACCAGTTGTAGTCCACGGTATAGACGCAGGGTTCGGTGACCAGGCTGGCCATGACGACCACCACGATGCCGGCGTTGCAAGCATCGCGGATCACGCCGTTGAGGGCCGTGTCGGACGCGGCCAGGATGACGATGGCGTTGGCACCCTTGACGATCATGTCCTGGATATGAGCCGCTTGTTCCGAGGCCGAGTTATTGGCACTGACCACCGGAGCCTCGCGGATCAAGCCATCCTTTTGCGCCTGGACCGCAATCTCCTGCCAGTTGCGCACCATCACCTTGCGGAAATCGCTGCCCGCGTAGGAGTTGCTGAAGGCAATGCTATAGCTCGCGGTAGGGCCGCCGGCGATGCCACCGTCGGCAGCGTGGGCTGGATTGACAGCAACCAGCGCCAGCCCAGTCACGAAGCCGGCGAAGCGCCAGAAGATTTGGTGAGTGTTCGAAATACGCCGATGGACACGCGTTACCAGACTGCGCATTCGACCATTCAGATAATAGAACCAGGCACGAATAATCAGACACATACAGACTCCTTTCCTTAGTGGGTGACCAGTGAAACCAGTACATTGCCTGCAGTGGCAATGAGCATAGTCTCAACGTGCCCGCTTCGCGCGCGGCCATGGAAGGATTTCAGCCAACTGAGTGCCTCACAACGCAGTCCACGTTTAGCAGGATTGAATGGCCTATGGCAGAAGGGTGATGCCAACCTGCCTGTACATTTTTTGAGCGCCCGTTAAAACGCCCTGCCTATCGGGCATCTGCTCGGTTATCCACAGACATACTCACGGATTTCTTGGATAACTGGATGGCATCGTGAAGCACGCCTGCCGTAGCGAACCTATGGATTCGATGCCCTGTATTTCGCGAGCTGCAAACCCACCTTTAATGCCCCGACACTTTCAACGGATCAAATTCGGTGCATGACAACATCC
This window encodes:
- a CDS encoding ABC transporter substrate-binding protein, whose translation is MCLIIRAWFYYLNGRMRSLVTRVHRRISNTHQIFWRFAGFVTGLALVAVNPAHAADGGIAGGPTASYSIAFSNSYAGSDFRKVMVRNWQEIAVQAQKDGLIREAPVVSANNSASEQAAHIQDMIVKGANAIVILAASDTALNGVIRDACNAGIVVVVMASLVTEPCVYTVDYNWSAMGRVEMDYIAGRLKGNGTLLEIRGIAGDATDKNISDGIRKAASDYPGLKFAKTVYGNWTASVARKEVALALPSLPSIDAVATQGGDGYGAAMAFKAAGRPLPIIVMGNRQDELALWKQERDANGYETVSVSASPSVSQVGFWVAQQILAGKQVPKFVEVPLVRIDGKDLDAWLATMPVGGAANPSYDQASVAAMIDAAISNTAPPTPLPEVTKP